gttttctcggaatataaCTCAGCTTCCACGTCCATGATTCTCgccctgtttacctcaacctgtatgtacattacccgtTTTTTGTTACtttcatgattattatcattggcatttccctatgttgtatcgttaggcgggctctgacttgtgtgataatctttaaagcaactgtaacaagaccacgcttagctagtacacattgggcgactgtaacatgaTAAGGTACAAAAAAAATTATAGGTGGGGTGAGTTGCGGGGTCGCGACTTTTACGGGTATGCGTATATGAATGTATTACTGTATGTGTTGCGACACcgggtcggtgtcgcacaacaggatgtttaacaacacgccttgcttttggccgtgggaacggTGATGAGCTGACGCTAGATCAgcaaggatcagcaaatgatgactttcatcagcagtcatcaaccggaagccacacccttccggacaaaTCAAGATACAATAAAAAGAGCgagcaacgcagagaagaggagagaagacagtgggcagcgggtggcggacggtgatttcctccgtccgcgctctgtggtgtggctggctctcgtttCGTACGACTCGCTCACATAACTATTGTAACTATTGTAAATTCAtcacaccttttaatgtccctgtgagagagagaactaaagtgaactaaagtgaacttagaacggctaccgctcggccacacacctcacttaactaaaggctattgtgttatctcatctactacaatcaacttgtgaagcaggccacggcaacaccggccctgtgacgagttttttttattttttttttatttttacgttgttgcctattgcgccggtaggcatcttcccggtggggcctgatggtcggcccaaggcttcatccaggtggggcctgatggtcagcccagcccgttctggcgcaggcgagtgtttatagtggcgccatcttgcattggctcatgctgccccccggaactcgttcttgattcgcttggacggcttcctctagagtccgggttgatgggtggtcttcaggacagcatgtgggtaattttaagccactcggcgatgactgaaaaatccgagtggtagcgtgaggattcgaacccgcgtcgtccatcacgcggcgaatgtgggtccagtacgctatcacttcggccaccgcctacagttcgcgccttaaacttaacactaaacaccaaccactttaaaagtaacacttaaaaaaGGGTAACCACCTCAGTCGGTTCTACACTTACCAACTTGGCGGAACCCAGATGTAGACTCAAGTACGTGGTACTTCGAGAGGGTTCCCTTTTCTCCAGCTCCAAGTGTGAGTTAGCTATTGTGCACTAGTCATGAAGGGTTCACAAaatgacggttttgatctctgaaaaacctatttttgggaacccggaatgactagtgcacatacttacttccctccttcccctgagaaggttcctccagtctccgtcgaagcgcattgaaagaatgaggtgtgggactggcggcaatttcctctacctgtgcccaggtggtgctgctgacgccgttctcgatcgcttcattagactgttccacgtgttattacttcatttttctGGTGCAGCCTAGACACTTTGTATACTAGAAGTTGGAGTatctgccgtttttctctaggctttatcgcgagagcgaggaTCCCTCTCTTGTAATAGCtatcgtcattccgggttccccaaaataGGTTTTTCGGAGATCACAAAAGTCACTCTGGTATTAGGCTTAATAGTTTCCTACCCGTGTTTATGTTGtttctgtatacctgtgtgtgcttgtgtgtgtgtgtgggggggggggggttcaagggccaaaaaaaataataataatggaagaaaatatggccccctgatcactgcccctataaaaagagttagaagagtggcccAAAAAAGAGGTCACTTTTCGGTAGGAGAGCCatcccgatactctcctcttgaaagagttcaactcgttagcaggaggaaatacagatgaagaaagattgttgcagagtttgccagtgtaaggaacggaggagtagagatgctggttaactcgtgcataagggatttggagagtatagggataAACTTGATTAAaaattcgtgtgcagcgggggagaggtatgcagttagcaagttcaaaagtgcATACAACACTTTTTACAAGCTGCTGGGGGACCTAGAGTATGGTGATAGCTCATTTTCTCCTTGGCAGACATAGAGGATGGTTGTATTGCTCCTCGGCCTCTACTGACGTACCACAAATCAAGATGTCCCATAACAGCCAAGGTCAAACACAAAAACGACACTGTGTTCGTTTAGACAAGGCAGACATGTGTCCTATCTTTAAACAAGTGGATGATCTCCCAGAAAACCAACTTCCTACATACAAAGATGTTCTATCATGTGTTCTGTGGCATAAATATAAAATGCTTGAATCATCAAAGAGTCCTTCAGGTCACATGATATCTAAGTGTGTTGCAGAAAAGATAGTTCGCATTTACAGCCAGGAAAACATCCCCATAATCAGTCAGAAATGCATTGTTGACAAATTAGTAGCCTATCACAACAAATACAGGAATTTGCTGAAACCTTTCAAAgaccgataaaaaaaaaatgcccaacTTAGGATAACAAAGTTAAAGAGTTCATCAGAGATGCTGCTAGCTTATTTGAAGTAACAGCTTGCAGGTGCCTTGAATTCCAGTACTGTGCCTTTCCTTGACAGAAAAAAGtccccaaaatagaacaagaatttgtagaggaccaaataaatgaacgtaaaatgttcattggaggaatggacaaacgaacaactgaaaccattaggaaaagagaagaaagaagaaatcaatatgGTGCAAGACCATCAGGATGTCTTGTTCAAAGTGATAACTCGTCCTCAAATTTGACTGACTCGGAAGATGAATACACCCCTTCCAAGTACCAGCTccatcatagaaaaccaaaagaaggtggagctgtgggacaacaatgtagaaatgaaaaaaagaaaaaagtagagaacaaaaacgtctgttctcttctttcccggAGGCCTGTAACCGGGTTGGACTGTCTGATCGTGGTGCTGCATTACTATCTCGTGCAATCCTTGAAGTTTTAGGGGTTATTACAAAAGAGGATCCTTCCAAAGTCATAGATAGGAACAAAGTACGGAGATCGAGGCAATCAAACGGACAAAATTTGACAAAGGAAGCACATGGGAAAGTACAAGTTGCAGGCATCtactttgatggaaggaaagataaaattcTTACTACGGAGAAGATTGGAAGTAGAGACTATAGGAGAAAGGTAATTGAAGAGCATATTGCTATAGTGGCTGAACCAGGTTCAGAATATCTAGGCCAGTATTCACCTGCCACTGGTTCTGCAAAGAGTATTGCCACTGAGCTAAAACAGTTTgctaagagagaaaggaatttcCATGGAAAACGTACTGGCGATTGGATGTGATGGTACAGCTGTAAATACCGGGAATAAATCTGGGGTGATTTGTCAAATTAagaaaagccttgcccacccagttcattggttcatctgtcagctccatggcaatgagctgtcactacgtcacctgtttgaaaaactcgatggtaaaacaagtgggccacctggcttcgcaggaccaattgggaaaagcaatctctaacgggactgttcctgacacactgtcaaggagaaatccAGGAAACCTAAACCACTCCAGATGGCTCACAACAGCCAATAGGATTATGCGCCTGTATGTTGGTACACAATATCCGATAGAACAAcgtaaaaactttttttttacaacaaaggagacagctcaagggcacaaaaaaaggaaacaataataaaaaaaagcccgctactcgctgctcctaaaaaaagaatcaaaagaggtggccgaaaaagtgatcaattttgggaggagaggtgtcctgataccctcctcttgaaagagttcaagtcgtaggcacgaggaaatatagatgaaggaaggctgttccagagtttaccagcgtgagggatgaatgagtgaagatgctggttaactcttgcataaggggattgaacagaatagggatgagtaaaaagtcgtgtgcagcggggccgcggaagggggggaggcatgcagttagcaagttcagaagagcagtcagcgtgaaaatagcgataaaagatagaaagagaggcaacgacgcgacggaatttaagaggtagaagactatcagtagtaggaagagagctgatgagacgaagagccttagactccactctgtcctgaagagctgtgtgagtggagtccccccacacgtgagatgcatactccatacgagggcgaacaaggcccctgtatatggatagcaactgtacgggggagaagaactggcggagacgatacagaacgcccaacctggaggaagctgatttagcgagagaggagatatgaagtttccagttgagattttgaccGAGGATATatattgttgaagaaggtgacagctgagtgttgtcgaagaatagaggataggtgtttgaaagattgtgtcgagctgataggtggataaattgagtttttgaggcattgaaggacacaaggttccttttactccagtcggaaatgatagcaaagtctgaggttaagcgttctgcagcctccagtctggagtcttgtacttcctgttgggatggccttctattgaaagaagttgaataatgcaaagtggggtcgtcggcgtatgagtggacaggacagtttgttatggaaagatcattgatgaataacaggaagagagtgggtgatatgacagatccctgtggaacaccattgttgataggtttaggggaagaacagtgaccgtctaccaccgcagagatagaacggccggaaaggaaactggagataaaggaacagaaagagggatagaatccgaaagagggcagtttagaaagcaaagacctgtgccagactctatcgaaggctttcgatatgtctagcgcaactgagaaagtttcaccgaaacggctaagagaggatgaccaagagtcagttaagagagcaagcagatcgccagtagaacgccccttgaggaacccatactggcgatcagatagaaggttagaaatggaaaggtgcttttgaatcttccagttaaggattgattcaatagctttagatagagaggaaagtaaagctatagggcggtagttttagggattggagcggtcactcttcttaggcacaggctgtacaaaggcatacttccagcagtaagaaaaggtagatgttgataggcagagacgaaagactttgaccaggcagggtgtcagcacggaagcacattttttaaggacaataggaggcactccatcaggtccataagccttctgagagttgaggccagagagggaatataaaacatcattatgaagaatcttaataacaggcataaaggagtcaggggggggatgagtaggaggaatatgccccgaatcatccagggtggagttgtcacagaaagtttgagcgaagagttcagccttagagataaatgagacggcagtCCTGCCGTCAAGACTAAGGAgacgagggaaagatgaagaagtgaaattggtggaaaTATTTTtggcagaagtcacgggaagaattagaaaaagcaaggtgttgacattttctgttgatgaaagaggttttgctaagtcggagaatagatttggcacgattccgggctgaaatgtaaagttcatggttagtaggtGCGAAAGGCTCTgtaaccttttgtgagctgcctctctatctttaatagcacgagaacaagcatggttaaaccaaggctttttagcatgaggagtagagaaagaacgtggaatgtgtgcctccgtTCCAGAGACGATcagctctgtgatgcgctgggcacaacagaggggtctctctcctggaagcagtaatcattccacgggaaatcggaaaagtacatcctcaggacgtcccaccgagctgaggcaaaatgtcagatgcatcgcctctttggtgggcccagaggatgaacaggaccaataggacaggatacagaaataaggttgtgatcggaagagcccaacggagagaacagtttgacagagtaagcagaagggttacaggtaaggaagaggtctagtatgttgggccggtctccaagacggtcgggaatacgtgtagggtgttgaaccaactgctctaggtcgttgaggagagcaaagttgtagacttattcaccaggatggtcagtgaaagaggatgaaagccaaagctggtggtgaacattgaaatctcccaagatggagatttcagtgaagggagagtgggtcaagatgtgctgcaCTTTAGAGTtgaagtagtcaaagaattttacatagttagtagagttgggtgagagataaacagcacagatgttgttagtaatagtatgacaatgaagtcttagccagatggtggaaaattcagaagagtcaaggtcgtgggcacgagagcaagtgatgccgttgcgcacgtagacgcaacatccagctttggattgaaatttaggatagagacagtaggagggaacagagtagagattcctgtcagtagcctcagagacctgcgtttcggtgaggaagagaaggtgaggtttagaggaggagagatggtgctccacagaatgaaaattctgtatcctacatatcatgaaaatatgaaatataagtacttagctacaaaataacatatacaagaggtcGCTGTGGTTAATGCtctccatatgtttgtcaacaaatgataagCGATGGaccgacggagtggatcatccgtaccgagcggccgctatttcgctgacgtcattttgaggtcattattaacgtcgacggatccgtcaaaacagaatagtgggaacctcgccttactgatctccctcacctccttccttttcttccatcccctcctttggGCGCACTACAAAAGCGCGGATTCGAAAAGATTAACGAGTTCTAAACTCACCCTTAATGCAGTTACAAAAGCGCGCCAAGATTATTCCCTTTTGACTCGCTATTTCAATAAGTTTCGTTTAGTGTGTCTTAATGATTCACAAAGTGTTCACTGTTGTTGTAGCCGGTTGATTACACCTTGATGGTCAGTCAGTCCGTTGTTTTCAtcctgtgctgtgttgtgctgtgctgtgctgtccaGTATGGAGTTCACCATTTCTAAGACCAACAAAGGCAAGAAGTGCTTAATGCAGGATGGATATATAGAGAGAGTTGATAGCACACTGACTGATGGATCCATATCGTGGCTATGTACAAACAAAAAATGTAAAGGTCGACTTAAAACAGACAATGACTGAAGTAATTACTCCAATACAATGTGAGCACAATCAtgacaaggatgaaaaaaaaactagaaagacagCAAATACGTGCAACAGTGAAAAGGAAGGCAACTGACGATTTGACGGCAAGGCCTTCAAAGCTAATTAGAATTGAACTACAAAAATTATCTGACGATGAACTTGAATCTACTGATATAAGATCGATTGCACAATCATTATACAGAGAAAGGCGAAAAGTGTATCCAGTATTACCTAAAACTCGTCAGGAACTACACCAGGCTCTTAATTCTATGACTACTTCTACAACCAAAAGGGAAGATTTTATCCTGGAAAATAATCCTGAGACAGGTTTGGTTATTCTTTCATGTACAACAAATCTAAAAATTTTGACAAACACTGCTGAGATCATCGTAGATGGAACTTTTAAATGTTGTCCTAAGTTATTTTATCTGGCTAACGGAAGAGGTGAGCGATCGTTAATGAACGTATGAACAATCGGACTTGGAGGTGAGTGATAAAACGCGCTTTTCACTTAATATTCTGCCGCGCTTTTGATAGCAATATATCAGCAACGTTTGCCGCGCTTTTGATATGCCAATCCGCGCTTTCGTAAAACgccgcctcctttcctcccttattttttctctccctcaccttcctttacttacacccctctctgtctcttatcacctcccttactccttacctccctccatcccctcctttcctcccttattctctctctcctctctttcactccatcccctcctttctctccctctcctctcccttctcttccatcttctctcctcccttagtctttctctccctctccttccttttcctcctctcctcccttccctgttccgacctcccttctcccttacattatctccctctcctcccttactctttctcagtcacgttgttttgttttgaggtgagccgagtaccgcatcccccccccccgtccccccttgacccgctctattgttatatatttccattatttccatttcccttccttctgtttcctccattccttctttcttcttctttattcatctgtAATTCTCTactttctccgtctttttcttttttcttcttcttctcttctcctttatcacacttctcatattagttattattattattattattattattattattattattattattattattatatatctcatacaggagaaaaaaactattaatacaagaacaagaaaaaaaaaaaaaaacctctagctgtggaaaatgattataattggtttcatgcacttaattaacattccttcctttactgttttctattatcatattacgagtcttatcatttcctccactgcatgaatattgcacacatgtttcttgtattaactgaaaatcacacagtatgcgctaaccactcttgcaggaaggttgttacagtggcggacgactcaattcgaggaaggaaggaaggagggagagagggagggggagggagaacagtttattatcttctttattctttgttccatatctcataacagaagggtgtcgatccagtgcagatgtagctaacagatgtggagtagaggacctggaaagagttttttttttattttcttacatgtgacctaaagcgccggtaggctttttttattgggggcctgatggtgggcccgagcccgttatggcgcagacaattgtttatagtggcgcaattattattggctcatgctgccccccggagctcaatCTTGCTTTCACTTACATaacttcttctagagtccgggttggtgggtggttttcatgacagcatgtgggtagtcttaggcccctcggcggtgactgaaaaatcccaggtggttagcggcggattcgaaccctcatcatcatcaacgctgCGAATGCGGgaacggcacgctaaccactccgccaccacctcagaagggaaagactccgatggtttggacatgtgaagagagcaggggaggatacagtgctgggaggtttggagagattggcaagacagggtgtccagtgcagatggaactaacagatgtggagtagaggacctggaaacagtgatcagaagggaaatactccgatggtttggacatgtgaagggagcaggggaggatacagtgctgggagttgtggagagattgaaagtaaaaggaaggagaccaattggtagacctaggaaaacgtggagaaggtgtatacaggaagacttggcagtgatgggattggacatagctgggcacgataacagaaaaccttattcccgataaccgataatggaaaaccttatcggtgataaccgatattcgttaactggaaacacaaatataggcgataaccgataaccgataccaatatatatccacaattccgatattagctagcgataagtccaataggcgaaaacaatactatattgatatttcaaataaaaaacatagatgagttaaaattttcattatctgtattttagaaaacttacaaaacctgagaaccacacgttgacacatacatatggacggtaatactagaaacgcctgagccggtgttgtgttatttggcgtccccaccgtcaacgcttttgtttacaaacactggtctctcgtgaactgcacatgctcagaccagcaagcgtagacctgtacagtctcacaaagctttttaaccgtaattaagagttactggaaggctgaatcagacatacagtaccactaccaccatccccgctgtttctagaacgacactctgtacgagttgtatttatatgtacagagtgttgttctagaaacagcgagtatggtggtactgtatgtctgattcagccttacagcaactactcttaatactcttaatgtgttaaaaagctttgagagactgtacagggctacgcttactgatctgaacatgcgtagttcacgagagaccagtgtttgtaaacaaaagcgccagcttttgacgatggaacACCAATTaatacaacaccgggtgccttaaataccatggcatgctcacaaaccaatatggaatatcaaatttgaggcagtgaataataattttgggggcaaaggTAAATGGTTTTTCTCTTTGatttattgatttttgagtaacataaaaaagataacctagtgttttaatgttgatgatctaagtatgaaatctcttcaccgaagatatttcataccccgatgttttttcatacaacaccgggcgcccgggccacgcatgcgcagtatgGAGGAGACAacggttgttgttttttctgagaggcgaaCAAAAGTTGCGATTATCgcaagtttggttacaaaagtaacgaagctaccgatatatatttaaataagtagcggatggccgataacctgattttgttatcagcgataaagtatcgcgataacttatcgcgatgaCGCCCAGctatgggattggatgagcatcaggcagaagacagagcagaatagaggagacccataaagcgtccaaccgctcaggaagagtgaaaacggacgttaaacgaaattatgatgatgatgatgatatctcataatagaagaagaaaggaaaagaactaagaacattaagtgacctgtggaaaggattaaagcacttctgctactcttggatacgttcagttcactcccgacgctgTAAAGTTACTGTCaatggaaatggagttgatcgtttccgcactgactacttctgcggggaggctgttccagtggcggacgactctgttcgaggaaggaagtatggaggagggagggatgggggcgaGAGTTTTCATTCTGttcgttaatctttgttctctcgctccatctcatccttccacatgctcactgccacatatacttcactgctctgttacttaactttactttctgatcatttcactttactttcagattaaataagtaacttcctctgcattgcgccacgtagggctacagcagacgcttttaaaattaggaacagcagacgcttttaaaattaggaacagcagacgcttttaaaattaggaacagcagacgcattataaattaggaacagcagacgcttttaaaattaggaacagcagacgcattataaattaggaacagcagacgcattataaattaggaacagcagacgcattataaattaggaacagcagacgcattataaattaggaacagcagacgcattataaattaggaacagcagacacattataaattaggaacagcagacacattataaattaggaacagcagacacattataaattaggaacagcagacacattataaattaggaacagcagacacattataaattaggaacagcagacgcttttaaaattaggaacagcagacgcttttaaaattaggaacagcagacgcttttaaaattaggaacagcagacacattataaattaggaacagcagacacattataaattaggaacagcagacgcatttaaaattaggaagagtaatcacttaaattaacttgagaaacaaacaaagattaacatgattctgaggggaagtaggcacccgtttattatatatatacatgtctgtacatcatcaagaccccaagacccagaccaagcattcctaaacgtatactatagtcgcggcacacgagtctgaggtcttcgttatcgtgctctggcaacttgctattacacatgcacacacacatacagctacataatcagcgatcttattattttttttacaacagaggagtggccgaaagatagagaagagctgtgagtggagccgcccacacacgtgcgatgcatacaccatacgagggcggacaaggcccctgtatatgtagagcaactgtgcgggggagaagaactggaggagacaatacagaacgcccaacctcgaggaagctgatttagcgaaagtggagatatgaagtttccagttgagattttgagttaagattaaaccgaggatatttagtgttgaagaaggtgacagctgagtgttgttgaagaataggggataagtgtttggaagattgtgtcgagttgataggtggagaaattgggtttttgaggcattgaaggacacaaggttccttttatcccaatcggagatgatagcaaggtctgaggttaagcattctgcagcctcagccttataaactaaaacagatttttgcgacaatttcaataatatgattaatactgaaaAATGTGTCCTATGCGTaaactatcatataacatcgtagacgccatgacaCCAAGTTGCCAAagcacgataattcacacctcagtctcgggtgccgcgcCGAAAGCCAAGGCCGTTACATAGAgacggccttggcacagcaccactataactcctcctcatctctctgcttcctcttccctcctcttccccctcattcaggtttagtgatgcggaagacgtaGACGAGGCCCTCCTTGTCGAAGAAAAAGTTTGGGACGGTGCGGCGCTcaacctgaaggaattatgaccatcatttcaaatacgtgaccttctcctcctggccagctcctgaccatctcTTTATACCAGTGTGTCGTGACAGacgcccatacagtgaacagccccgccagacagaaaccttgattagagtaaatactttcttgtaccaacgttgccagatagttgtactcagtctcttatatttaccaacttccgaccccaaaaccgtCTCCTGGGACTCAATAACTAGACTCATTTATatatatcgttaaaatagttaattcctgatgtttctttgcaatagttaggtgtcaaaaaacggtaaatacaatgctctgagtacgataatctggcaacggtgctccctaccttcttccacttcccgtccgcctccagctggtccatgtaaggctccagtttgtccttgtaggaaggcacggtctgtaggaactcatggcgcatcacgatgatcacgaaaCCTCCTGGAGtaccggagaggaggaaatcagttaatcattggggcatacgctagggggcgcgtcgtctagcccaccctaggAAGTCCACCTCAAGGTTTAATCCAGgtaaatctgaagtctctatgtaggctctttcccatcctaaacggcgcctaagttcgcctgtttgaaaagcctctcgtaaaagttgctgggattacctGAACTATTTTGCGATCCTATAGTGATGGTTCTACACGTCTGTCACGATCTTTAACGGGAAAACCACCCACGGAAACACGgtgaatcttctctgtggccttgggaaataatcgtGGCGGAAGATCGGCACGCCCAGGAACAATGCTAACCTACGGGTCCTCGCATGAGTATCTAAGCTGAGGGTCCAGCGTCCAGCGCCTTCACCCAC
This genomic window from Eriocheir sinensis breed Jianghai 21 chromosome 23, ASM2467909v1, whole genome shotgun sequence contains:
- the LOC127002596 gene encoding uncharacterized protein LOC127002596, whose amino-acid sequence is MMKQRETGIYTNDFLELIGSGHSTVPKGGFVIIVMRHEFLQTVPSYKDKLEPYMDQLEADGKWKKVGSTVARLSYSEHCIYRFLTPNYCKETSGINYFNDIYK